The genomic stretch TCTTGTTGCTCGCCGGTTTGGCGATCTTTCCAGGATTCGGATGTCGCCAGCCGCAGGTTCGCAACCGCGCCACCGCTGGGCATGTATCGGACTTCCGGGTCGGCGCCGAGATTGCCTATCAGGATGACTTTGTTGATGCCGCGTGCCATCGCTTTCACTCCTCGTCCAGTTGTAATCAATTCGTCACTATGATTGCGAGCGGCTATTGTTGCAAGTATCTCACTGGGGGTCGACCGCGGTTCGTTCCGAAGCGTTTTGTAACAGCGGCCAACTCACCCCAAACCACACAACGGTCAGCGTTCCAAGGGTAATGAAAACGACAAACGGTGGTGCGTGCCCCAGTAGAAATCCTCCCAAGACGCCACCGCAGAAGGCGCCTAAGAATTGGGTCGTGGCGTATACGCCCAGCGCCATCCCTTTGGCCTCGCCCGGAGCCGCCCGCGATACCAGCGCAGGTAAGCTGGCTTCGAGCAGATTAAACGCGGTAAAGAAAATCCACAAAGCTGTTGCGAG from Pseudomonadota bacterium encodes the following:
- the ssb gene encoding single-stranded DNA-binding protein, coding for MARGINKVILIGNLGADPEVRYMPSGGAVANLRLATSESWKDRQTGEQQ